CTTCGTAGGTGCCTGCCGCGCCGGAGCTTTCGCCGCTATCTACGGGAGCATCCGGGTCCGGGATCCGGTTCGTCACGGAGACGAGCTGGTACGTAATATTCTTATACTCGGAGGAAAGGTACGTCTCCGCCTTCGGGTACGAGATGACCATCGGATACATTGCAGCCGGGTCCGGATAGGTCACGCTGTAACGGATGACCGCGGTGTCGTCGATGAAGTCGATGCCTTCGATGCGAACGCCCCAACCTGGGTGCGGCTTCTCGCCCATATCGAGCACGACCTTCTGTACGTCTTTGTTTACGGCCGTCGTAGACGTCTTCACCTCGCCGGATTCGATCGGGTCGACCGGCGGCTCTTCGATCGGCTGCTTCATCTCTTCGACGTAATCGACCGCATTGCGAACCATGACGGCGGCTTCGGCGCGCGTAATCGGCTCCTGCGGGCGGAACTTGCCGTTCTCGTCGAGCTCCGCGATGCCGCCGATGAGCGCATGCTGGATCGCGCCCATATAACCGTCCGAAACTTTCTTTTCGTCTTCGACCATAAGATAGATTTCTGGCCAAGCGTACTCGCCGGTCGCATAGAGACCGTGCATCAGCCATTGAACGAACTGCTCACGCGTCACCGGCGCGTTCGGGTTGACGTCTTTGTCGATCGGCACGCCGTTATGATGCGCGATGATGAACGCTTCGGCGTACCATGCGTCGTTCGGGATTTTCGTGAAATAATCGGTCGCTTCCGGCGCTTTAACGAACGTCATGTGCGCGAGGCTGAGCTGCATGCTCTTCACGATCAGCGGGATCGCTTGCTGCGCGGTTAGCTTCTCGTGAGGGACGAACTTGATTTTATCCACGCCGTTCACGAAGCCGCGATCCCGCAGCTCCATAATTTTATCGGCGTGCGGGACGCCTTTGAGATCGTCGAACGCCAAGGCCGAAGAAGATATCGTTCCGAGAACGATCGCTGCCGCCGCGGTTGCCGTCATCCATTTTTTCATCATTATCGATCACCTTTTTTCTTAAGATTTTGAATGTTTTCTTTCGTTTGCTTACTTAACGCGATTCGTCTCGAATATGTTGCATAGACGATAATGCCGATTTTTCTTTGTGTAGAATCACCTTTTTCATAGCGTTTTATCGGATATTCTGACTATTAAACGGCGCAGCTTCGCAGGTTGTTGCAGGACGAGGAGATTTTTCATCATGAGCGCTTTGCGATTGACAGGGGTCGTCGCGTTGACGATCGTTGGGTTGGGTGCCGCATACGCGGCGGAATTGCCGCTGGCGGTCGGTTTTTCGGTCGGTTTGGGGGCGTTGATCTGGAGCGTGCTGCGCTGCGGCGTCGTGTCGGGACATAAGGCGCTCCTGAGGATGATGGGAGAAGGCGTAGGGCATACGAAGGAAGTGGTATGGATCTTGTTGCTCGTCGGCTTGCTCATCCCGACATGGACGGCCGGCGGGGTTATCGATTATATGGTGGGCGCCGGGTTGCGGCTGCTCGATCCGGCTTGGATCGTCACCTTCGGCTTCGTCTTCGCGTCGATCGTCGCGATGACGCTCGGCACGTCGACGGGTACGCTAAGCTCGGTCGGCATCCCGCTCATGGGCGTCGCCGCCCACCTCGGCGTACCGCTGCCCTTGATGGCGGGGGCGCTCGTCTCGGGCGCGTTCGTCGGCGACCGCACGTCGCCGTTCTCGAGCGCGCACCAGCTCGTCGCTTCGTCCGCCGGCGTGCCGGAACGGTCGCTGTTCCGGCTGCTGCAGCCGACGACCTACGCCGCCTTCGGCATCGCCTTGGCCGTCTTCGCCACGTTCGACGGGGTCGGCGCTTGGGGAGCCGGCGAAGAGGATCTCGGCGTCGTTTACGGCTCCGCGGCCGGCGGGTCATGGCTGCTTGCATTGCCGCCGGCATTGCTTCTGCTCGCGATTATGTTCCGGCTGCGCACGCGTTATGCGTTCGTCGTCGGCATCGTCGCCGGCATTGCGGTCGGGGCGTCGCTGCAGGGCGGCACGGCGCTGCAGTGGATCGGCTGGTTGTGGGGCGGTTATGCGTCTGCGGAGGGCAGCGCCGATCCAGGCTCCGCGGTATCCCATGGCAAAGGGCTGGCGGGTATGGTCGAGCTCGTCGTCTTGATCGCCCTGGCCGG
This genomic window from Paenibacillus antri contains:
- a CDS encoding S-layer homology domain-containing protein, which translates into the protein MMKKWMTATAAAAIVLGTISSSALAFDDLKGVPHADKIMELRDRGFVNGVDKIKFVPHEKLTAQQAIPLIVKSMQLSLAHMTFVKAPEATDYFTKIPNDAWYAEAFIIAHHNGVPIDKDVNPNAPVTREQFVQWLMHGLYATGEYAWPEIYLMVEDEKKVSDGYMGAIQHALIGGIAELDENGKFRPQEPITRAEAAVMVRNAVDYVEEMKQPIEEPPVDPIESGEVKTSTTAVNKDVQKVVLDMGEKPHPGWGVRIEGIDFIDDTAVIRYSVTYPDPAAMYPMVISYPKAETYLSSEYKNITYQLVSVTNRIPDPDAPVDSGESSGAAGTYEEGRAPEGDASEHAAK
- a CDS encoding Na+/H+ antiporter NhaC family protein, which encodes MSALRLTGVVALTIVGLGAAYAAELPLAVGFSVGLGALIWSVLRCGVVSGHKALLRMMGEGVGHTKEVVWILLLVGLLIPTWTAGGVIDYMVGAGLRLLDPAWIVTFGFVFASIVAMTLGTSTGTLSSVGIPLMGVAAHLGVPLPLMAGALVSGAFVGDRTSPFSSAHQLVASSAGVPERSLFRLLQPTTYAAFGIALAVFATFDGVGAWGAGEEDLGVVYGSAAGGSWLLALPPALLLLAIMFRLRTRYAFVVGIVAGIAVGASLQGGTALQWIGWLWGGYASAEGSADPGSAVSHGKGLAGMVELVVLIALAGAYNGIMEGAGIVRPIAARLLGKRPSLVGATARTGLFGLGLGLVSCTQTLPIMMTARSLAAAWTERFPREHLARVTADTSLLLAALVPWNMIAVLCGTIVGVPVERYAPYALFLWLPPLLTLAWSAWRGRRVRAVTIKDADPDEVFSGRG